Proteins from a genomic interval of Gossypium hirsutum isolate 1008001.06 chromosome A09, Gossypium_hirsutum_v2.1, whole genome shotgun sequence:
- the LOC107888908 gene encoding pentatricopeptide repeat-containing protein At5g18950-like, with protein sequence MAKASSFIVNFLRLNPRTGPNPNTQIRNLTIESKETSFIVKEFVENQKPCEEKLNDSVKQSNLDIVKQVCKITRTVSRWEETLVSHFPSFNFSEPWFFRELLRHQDNVFFSLRFFHWLRSEYEFSPDFDSCNMLFDKLVEAKASKAARNFLQQTGFEPKPGSLERYLRCLCENESVEEAVDVFSILSEIGHRPSIETWNLALSACLKVGRNDLMWKLYQDMVESGIGVNIDVGTLGCLVQAFCIDGKASKGYKILQQNLADGLVPDTVAFHKLIAAFCKMKDYGRVSQLLHTMIATDRAPNIYTYQEVINGLCKNRKWLEGFQIFNDLKDRGYSPDRVMYTTIIHGLCKIGDIREARKLWFEMINKGMVPNEYTYNALLYGLYKVHNLKEAERLYKEMLEKGYGEMTVSYNTMIAGLCSHGKTDEAYRLFEEMPRKGVVRDLITFNNLIRGFCMEGKVVESLNLLHELLAQGLQPSASSYTPIIKCLCQAGHIEEAESLLNDMQSQGLEPKDCTRNHLIFGLCKRGHVAEGMERFKKMLENQLKPQKKTFEKLVQSVSESDRLDDSLLVLDFMFRLGYALKTSICHSIVTKFCQRNTHLVESCLSEVLETN encoded by the coding sequence ATGGCTAAAGCTTCATCATTTATCGTAAATTTCCTTAGGCTAAACCCTAGAACTGGTCCAAACCCTAATACCCAAATCAGAAATCTCACTATAGAATCCAAGGAAACTAGTTTTATCGTTAAGGAATTTGTAGAGAATCAAAAACCATGTGAAGAAAAGTTGAATGATTCTGTAAAGCAATCTAATTTAGACATTGTCAAACAAGTTTGCAAGATTACTAGAACAGTTTCTAGATGGGAGGAAACACTGGTTTCACATTTCCCCTCTTTTAATTTTTCGGAACCCTGGTTTTTCCGAGAGCTTTTGAGACATCAAGATAATGTGTTTTTCTCTCTGCGTTTCTTTCATTGGCTGCGGTCTGAATACGAATTTTCGCCAGACTTTGATTCGTGTAATATGCTCTTTGATAAGCTTGTGGAGGCTAAGGCTTCCAAAGCAGCAAGAAATTTTCTCCAACAGACCGGTTTTGAGCCCAAGCCAGGTTCTTTAGAGCGTTACTTAAGATGCCTTTGTGAAAATGAATCGGTTGAAGAAGCTGTTGATGTGTTCTCAATCTTGAGTGAGATCGGTCATCGTCCATCAATAGAGACCTGGAATTTAGCATTATCGGCTTGTCTTAAGGTTGGTAGGAATGATCTTATGTGGAAATTGTATCAGGATATGGTAGAATCCGGTATTGGGGTCAATATTGATGTTGGGACCCTTGGGTGTTTGGTTCAAGCCTTTTGTATCGATGGGAAAGCTTCAAAAGGTTACAAAATTCTTCAGCAAAATTTGGCTGATGGGTTGGTGCCGGATACGGTTGCTTTTCACAAATTGATTGCGGCTTTCTGTAAGATGAAGGATTATGGTAGAGTATCTCAACTTCTTCACACAATGATTGCTACAGATCGTGCTCCCAATATCTATACATATCAGGAAGTCATCAATGGGCTTTGTAAGAACAGAAAGTGGTTGGAAGGTTTCCAGATTTTCAACGATCTCAAGGATAGAGGGTATTCTCCGGATAGGGTCATGTATACAACAATAATTCATGGGCTATGTAAGATTGGGGACATCAGGGAAGCCAGAAAGCTTTGGTTTGAGATGATTAACAAGGGAATGGTTCCAAATGAATACACTTATAATGCACTGCTTTATGGTCTTTATAAGGTCCATAACCTCAAAGAGGCTGAGAGACTATATAAGGAGATGCTCGAAAAAGGTTATGGTGAAATGACAGTAAGTTACAATACCATGATAGCAGGGTTATGTTCACATGGGAAGACGGATGAAGCTTATCGTTTATTTGAAGAAATGCCTCGAAAGGGCGTTGTTCGTGATTTGATCACGTTCAACAATCTGATCCGGGGCTTTTGCATGGAAGGAAAAGTCGTTGAGAGTCTAAATCTGCTTCATGAACTCTTAGCACAGGGTTTACAGCCATCTGCTTCATCATATACCCCTATTATAAAATGCCTATGTCAAGCCGGTCATATCGAAGAAGCTGAAAGTTTGTTAAATGACATGCAGAGTCAAGGTCTAGAACCGAAAGATTGTACTCGCAATCACTTAATTTTTGGATTATGCAAGCGAGGACATGTTGCAGAAGGAATGGAACGGTTCAAAAAGATGCTGGAGAATCAACTCAAACCGCAAAAGAAGACTTTCGAGAAACTGGTTCAATCTGTCTCGGAAAGTGATAGGTTGGATGATTCTTTACTTGTTCTAGATTTTATGTTTAGATTAGGTTATGCACTTAAAACAAGCATATGCCATTCTATTGTTACCAAGTTTTGCCAAAGGAATACTCATCTGGTTGAATCATGTTTAAGTGAGGTCCTAGAAACAAATTAA
- the LOC107888909 gene encoding BI1-like protein: MFGYDRVSHSSANKADEIDLESGETLYPGLSYGENQLRWGFIRKVYGILAAQLVLTTVVSAFVVLSAPVNELLRGNSGLLLFLCLIPFVLLWPLHVYHQKHPVNLVILGLFTVSLSLTLGVSCANTDGRIVLEALILTAAVVASLTGYSFWASKKGKDFSYLGPILFTSLIILILTGLIQMFFPLGPTSTAVYGGISALIFCGYIVYDTDNLIKRFTYDDYILASATLYLDILNLFISILRVLRSGDN; this comes from the exons atgtttGGATACGATCGCGTAAGCCACTCGAGTGCCAACAAGGCGGATGAGATAGATttagaatcaggggagactttgtACCCGGGACTCAGCTACGGCGAGAACCAACTCCGGTGGGGTTTTATCCGCAAGGTGTACGGCATCTTGGCGGCGCAGCTGGTTCTAACCACCGTGGTCTCCGCCTTCGTGGTTCTTTCTGCTCCGGTCAACGAGCTCCTTCGTGGAAATTCTggcctcttgctcttcctctgtttAATCCCCTTCGTCT TGTTATGGCCCTTGCACGTCTATCACCAAAAGCACCCTGTGAACTTGGTTATCCTCGGCCTCTTCACCGTGTCATTGAGTCTCACACTTGGTGTGAGCTGTGCAAATACTGATG GAAGAATCGTGCTTGAAGCGCTAATTTTGACAGCTGCTGTGGTTGCATCTCTTACTGGCTACAGTTTCTGGGCATCGAAGAAGGGCAAGGACTTCAGCTATCTCGGACCGATTTTGTTCACCAGCCTTATTATCCTCATCTTAACTGGTCTAATCCAG ATGTTCTTCCCGCTCGGCCCAACATCTACTGCTGTATATGGTGGAATTAGTGCGTTGATTTTCTGTGGGTACATAGTATATGACACCGACAACCTGATCAAACGCTTCACATATGATGATTACATATTGGCCTCCGCCACTCTTTATTTGGACATCCTGAATTTGTTCATTTCCATTTTACGGGTTCTGAGATCCGGGGATAACTAG